One region of Polaribacter pectinis genomic DNA includes:
- a CDS encoding DegT/DnrJ/EryC1/StrS family aminotransferase, with product MKKIQMVDLQGQYTQIKETVNTSIQEVLNTSSYINGPLVHEFQADLEKYLDVKHVIPCANGTDALQIAMMGLGLEQGDEVITADFTFAATVEVIALLKLTPVLVDVEKDTFNIDIEALKKAITPKTKAIVPVHLFGQVANMDAVLEIAKEHNLFVIEDNAQAIGANYTFKDGTKKKAGTIGNVGTTSFFPSKNLGCYGDGGAIFTNDDELAHTLRGIVNHGMYTRYYHDVVGVNSRLDSIQAGVLKAKLPLLDSYCNARRNAARFYNNAFKNNPNIITPTTKSNATNSCGEICDVCDCHVFHQYTLQITNGKRDELHKHLLDKGIPNAIYYPVALHAQKAYQDTRYKESDFPVTNELIKTVISLPMHTELDKEQLEFITSTINNFIN from the coding sequence ATGAAAAAAATTCAAATGGTTGACCTACAAGGTCAATACACGCAAATAAAAGAAACTGTAAATACTTCTATACAAGAAGTTTTAAATACATCTTCTTATATAAATGGACCTTTAGTTCACGAATTTCAAGCGGATTTAGAGAAATATTTAGACGTAAAACACGTAATTCCATGTGCAAATGGAACTGATGCTTTGCAAATTGCAATGATGGGTTTAGGTTTAGAACAAGGTGATGAAGTTATTACTGCTGATTTTACTTTTGCTGCAACTGTAGAAGTAATTGCTTTACTAAAACTAACACCAGTTTTGGTAGATGTTGAAAAAGATACTTTTAATATAGATATTGAAGCTTTAAAAAAAGCAATTACACCAAAAACAAAAGCAATTGTTCCTGTTCATTTATTCGGACAAGTAGCTAATATGGATGCCGTTTTAGAAATTGCAAAAGAACATAATTTGTTTGTAATCGAAGATAACGCACAAGCAATTGGCGCTAATTACACTTTTAAAGACGGCACAAAAAAGAAAGCTGGAACCATTGGAAATGTTGGAACTACCTCATTTTTTCCTTCAAAAAATTTAGGTTGTTATGGAGATGGAGGCGCAATTTTTACAAATGATGATGAATTAGCGCATACTTTAAGAGGAATTGTAAATCACGGAATGTACACACGCTATTACCATGATGTTGTAGGAGTAAATTCACGTTTAGATTCTATACAAGCAGGAGTTTTAAAAGCAAAATTACCACTTTTAGATTCTTATTGTAATGCTCGTAGAAATGCTGCTCGTTTTTACAATAATGCTTTCAAAAACAACCCAAATATAATTACACCAACTACAAAATCGAATGCAACAAATAGTTGCGGCGAAATTTGTGATGTTTGTGATTGTCATGTTTTTCATCAATATACATTGCAAATAACCAATGGAAAAAGAGATGAATTACATAAACATTTATTAGATAAAGGAATTCCTAATGCAATTTATTATCCAGTTGCGTTGCATGCTCAAAAAGCATATCAAGACACTCGTTATAAAGAAAGTGATTTCCCAGTAACCAACGAATTAATTAAAACAGTAATTTCTTTACCAATGCACACAGAGTTAGATAAGGAACAATTAGAATTTATTACAAGTACAATTAATAACTTTATCAACTAA
- a CDS encoding nitroreductase family protein yields MTNEKTVSEAINYRRSVRIYDSEKSIDKNIVKKCLEQAALAPNSSNMQLWEFYHITSKETISKITPFCFNQNAAKTAQQLVVFVSRKDLWKKRAKANLAFMDNTFGENNPKSEQSSREKVARNYYGKIIPFAYADFLGIFGFFKYLLVSIIGVFKPIYRQVRNSDMRIVAHKTCGLAAENFMISMAAEGYDTCPMEGSDTLRVKKLLNLPSRSEINMIVSCGIRTDKGVYGERFRIPFKDVYKEI; encoded by the coding sequence ATGACAAACGAAAAAACTGTTTCAGAAGCTATAAATTATAGACGTTCTGTAAGAATTTACGATTCAGAAAAATCTATTGATAAAAATATTGTTAAAAAATGTTTAGAGCAAGCAGCATTGGCTCCAAATAGCAGTAATATGCAATTATGGGAGTTTTATCATATAACTTCAAAAGAAACTATTTCTAAAATTACACCTTTTTGTTTTAACCAAAATGCTGCAAAAACCGCACAACAATTAGTTGTTTTTGTTTCCAGAAAAGATCTATGGAAAAAACGTGCAAAAGCTAATTTAGCTTTTATGGATAATACTTTTGGTGAAAATAACCCAAAATCTGAACAGAGCAGCAGAGAAAAGGTTGCAAGAAATTATTATGGAAAAATAATTCCCTTTGCATACGCAGATTTTTTAGGAATTTTTGGCTTTTTTAAATATTTACTAGTTTCTATTATAGGTGTTTTTAAACCAATATATAGACAAGTTAGAAATAGCGATATGAGGATTGTGGCTCATAAAACATGTGGTTTGGCTGCAGAAAATTTTATGATTTCTATGGCTGCAGAAGGTTATGACACTTGTCCTATGGAAGGTTCAGATACTTTACGAGTTAAAAAGTTATTGAACCTACCTTCTAGGTCAGAAATAAACATGATTGTTTCTTGCGGAATTAGAACCGATAAAGGAGTTTATGGCGAACGATTCAGAATACCTTTTAAGGATGTATACAAAGAAATTTAG
- a CDS encoding penicillin acylase family protein produces MKFLRSLLKIAVVLVVLLFGLGWIYSKILTPKYSGELEIENLTEEVTVYFDEIGVPHINASNPKDAYIALGYLHAQDRLWQMELIRRIAAGRLAEVFGKDLVRVDQFFGGLGIEEAAEKTIANLDKTSESYVLSQAYLDGINQYIEEGQTPLEFTLVGLKKEKYTIKDMYNVFGYMSFSFAVAHKTDPLLTEIKEKLGADYLNELLGSFTENLTVNKTSIPKEINATISKSVSSIMDNLPVSPFIGSNSWVIGADKTKNGKVIFANDPHIAFSQPSVWYQNHIKTPDFEIYGFNIALMPFPLIGHNKEYAYGLTMLANDDLNFYVEENNPDNSLEYKTENGFEKYELRDKTIHIKNEPDTTFQVKVSRHGPIMNGLIEHIIDDRPIAMNWIYTQLPNEMLSVSHGISHSKSITDFRASVSKIHAPGLNVMYGDAKDNIAWFSSAKLYQLRDSLSSKTYLNGASGKDEIIEILPFSENPQAINPSWNYVYSANHQIDSVRGKLYPGYYQPQDRAKRIVELLDTKDDFSKEDVEAMMYDVKSATVPEIIQNLLKSVDKSDLSPSAKKAFSVLENWDGAYFKKSVAPTIYNRLLYEFLNATYKDELGGSFDLFINSQLQDQVLLTQINREQSVWWDDISTKDKIESKNDIIHQSYKNAISFLQNQLGANVEDWTWDRVISVEYEHAIGKAGGVLRTVFNVGPFETIGGNEVINNQIFKLDSTGYYKITAGPSTRRVIDFSDVENSSAVLPTGQSGRLFSEHYKDQTQKYLDGEFVKMKMNQDEIELSKNRLILKPK; encoded by the coding sequence ATGAAGTTTTTAAGGAGTTTATTAAAAATAGCTGTTGTACTTGTAGTTTTACTATTTGGTTTGGGATGGATTTATTCAAAAATATTAACCCCAAAATATTCTGGAGAACTAGAAATTGAAAATTTAACAGAAGAAGTTACTGTTTATTTTGATGAAATTGGAGTACCTCACATAAACGCATCTAACCCAAAAGACGCTTATATTGCTTTAGGTTATTTGCATGCTCAAGATAGATTGTGGCAAATGGAATTGATTAGAAGAATTGCTGCTGGAAGACTTGCAGAAGTTTTTGGAAAGGATTTAGTTAGAGTAGATCAGTTTTTTGGAGGATTAGGTATTGAAGAAGCTGCAGAGAAAACGATTGCTAATTTAGATAAAACATCAGAATCTTATGTTTTATCACAAGCTTATTTAGATGGTATCAACCAATATATAGAAGAAGGGCAAACACCTTTAGAATTTACTTTAGTAGGATTAAAAAAAGAGAAATACACCATAAAAGATATGTATAATGTCTTTGGTTATATGTCTTTTAGCTTTGCAGTGGCACACAAAACAGACCCGTTGTTAACAGAGATTAAAGAAAAATTAGGAGCTGATTACTTAAATGAATTATTAGGTTCTTTTACAGAAAATCTTACAGTAAATAAAACAAGTATTCCTAAAGAAATTAATGCTACAATTTCTAAAAGTGTTAGTAGTATTATGGACAATTTACCTGTTTCTCCTTTTATAGGAAGTAACTCTTGGGTTATTGGCGCTGATAAAACTAAAAACGGAAAAGTGATTTTTGCAAATGATCCCCATATTGCATTTTCTCAACCTTCAGTTTGGTATCAAAATCATATAAAAACGCCAGATTTTGAAATCTACGGATTTAATATTGCGTTAATGCCATTTCCCTTGATCGGTCATAATAAAGAATATGCTTATGGTTTGACCATGTTAGCAAACGACGATTTAAATTTTTATGTGGAAGAAAATAATCCTGATAATTCTTTAGAATATAAGACTGAAAATGGTTTTGAAAAGTATGAATTAAGAGATAAAACGATTCATATAAAAAATGAACCAGATACTACTTTTCAAGTAAAAGTAAGTAGACATGGACCAATAATGAATGGTTTAATAGAGCATATAATTGATGATAGACCGATTGCTATGAATTGGATTTATACGCAATTACCAAATGAAATGTTATCTGTTTCTCACGGAATTTCGCATTCAAAATCAATTACAGATTTTAGAGCATCTGTTTCTAAAATTCATGCGCCAGGTTTAAATGTAATGTATGGTGATGCAAAAGATAATATAGCTTGGTTTTCTTCAGCAAAATTATATCAATTAAGAGATAGTTTGTCTTCTAAAACATATTTAAATGGAGCTTCAGGAAAAGATGAAATTATTGAGATTTTACCATTTTCTGAAAACCCGCAAGCAATAAATCCAAGTTGGAATTATGTATATTCAGCAAATCATCAAATAGATTCTGTAAGAGGTAAATTATATCCTGGTTATTATCAACCCCAAGACAGGGCAAAAAGAATTGTTGAGTTGTTAGATACCAAAGATGATTTTTCTAAAGAAGATGTAGAAGCAATGATGTATGATGTGAAATCTGCGACAGTTCCAGAAATTATTCAAAATTTATTAAAAAGTGTAGATAAATCTGATCTTTCTCCATCAGCAAAAAAAGCATTTTCTGTTTTAGAAAATTGGGATGGAGCTTATTTTAAAAAGTCAGTTGCACCAACAATTTATAATCGTTTATTATATGAGTTTTTAAACGCAACATACAAAGATGAATTAGGGGGTAGTTTTGATTTATTCATAAATTCTCAACTACAAGACCAAGTTTTATTAACACAAATAAATAGAGAGCAATCTGTTTGGTGGGATGATATTTCTACAAAAGACAAAATTGAATCTAAAAATGATATTATACACCAATCTTATAAAAACGCAATTTCTTTCTTGCAAAATCAGTTAGGAGCTAATGTAGAAGATTGGACTTGGGATAGAGTAATTTCTGTTGAATATGAACACGCAATAGGGAAAGCTGGTGGAGTTTTAAGAACTGTTTTTAATGTTGGTCCTTTTGAAACTATTGGAGGTAATGAGGTAATAAATAATCAAATATTTAAATTAGATAGCACAGGTTACTATAAGATAACAGCTGGTCCTTCAACAAGAAGAGTTATCGATTTTTCTGATGTAGAAAATAGTTCTGCAGTTTTACCAACAGGACAATCAGGACGCCTTTTTAGTGAACATTATAAAGATCAAACTCAAAAATATTTAGATGGTGAATTTGTTAAGATGAAAATGAATCAAGACGAAATTGAATTAAGTAAAAATAGGTTAATTTTGAAACCAAAATAA
- the rsmH gene encoding 16S rRNA (cytosine(1402)-N(4))-methyltransferase RsmH — protein sequence MSYHNPVLLQESIDALAIKEDGVYVDVTFGGGGHSREILKRLGPNGRLFAFDQDPDALENEIEDERFTLIPENFRFISRFLRFHRIKKVDGILADLGVSSHQFDEAERGFSIRFDGDLDMRMNQKSKVSAKEIINSYSEEKLAEILFLYGELRNSRNIAKTIVESREGERIETSFQLKQVLQKYLPKAKEHKILAQIFQAVRIEVNEELDVLREFLQQMPNLLKEEGRLSVISYHSLEDRLVKRFIRTGLFSGEPEKDVFGNSDVPLQKVGKLIVPTPQEIKINNRARSAKLRIATLKV from the coding sequence ATGAGTTATCATAATCCAGTTTTATTGCAAGAAAGTATAGATGCCTTGGCTATTAAGGAAGATGGTGTTTATGTAGATGTCACTTTTGGAGGAGGAGGACATTCAAGAGAAATATTGAAAAGACTCGGGCCAAATGGTAGGTTGTTTGCTTTTGATCAAGATCCAGATGCGTTAGAGAATGAAATAGAGGATGAGCGTTTTACTTTAATTCCGGAAAACTTTAGGTTTATATCTAGGTTTTTAAGGTTTCATAGGATAAAAAAAGTTGATGGAATCTTGGCGGATTTAGGTGTTTCTTCTCATCAATTTGATGAAGCAGAAAGAGGTTTTTCTATTCGTTTTGATGGTGATTTAGATATGAGAATGAATCAAAAATCTAAAGTTTCGGCCAAAGAAATTATTAATAGTTATTCGGAAGAAAAATTAGCAGAAATATTGTTTTTGTATGGTGAGTTAAGAAATTCGAGAAACATAGCAAAAACAATTGTTGAGAGCAGGGAAGGTGAGAGAATAGAGACTAGTTTTCAGTTAAAACAAGTGTTGCAAAAGTATTTGCCAAAAGCGAAAGAGCATAAAATATTAGCACAAATATTTCAAGCAGTTAGAATAGAAGTAAATGAGGAACTTGATGTGTTGAGAGAGTTTTTACAACAAATGCCAAATTTATTGAAAGAAGAAGGACGGTTAAGTGTTATTTCTTATCATTCTTTAGAAGATAGGTTGGTGAAAAGATTTATTAGAACAGGGTTATTTAGTGGCGAGCCAGAAAAAGATGTTTTCGGTAACAGTGATGTTCCGTTGCAGAAAGTAGGAAAGTTAATAGTGCCTACCCCACAGGAAATTAAAATTAACAATCGGGCTCGCAGCGCTAAATTAAGAATTGCAACTTTAAAGGTTTAA
- a CDS encoding RluA family pseudouridine synthase, with protein MQSTKENLQVLFEDNHIIIVNKRAGDITQGDKTGDKPLNDVLKEYVKDKYNKPGNVFIGTVHRLDRPTSGIVIFARTSKALERLNKMLRDKTINKTYWAIVKNTPKKPTDTLVNFLKKDTKKNKSFVYKKEIEGSKKATLHYKILKKLENYSLLEIDLETGRHHQIRTQLSHIGSPIKGDLKYGFNRSNKDGSISLHARKIEFIHPVSKENILIFAPTPNDVIWNACN; from the coding sequence ATGCAATCTACCAAAGAAAATTTACAAGTTTTATTTGAAGATAATCATATTATTATCGTTAATAAAAGAGCTGGAGACATTACACAAGGAGATAAAACTGGAGATAAACCTTTAAACGATGTTCTAAAAGAATACGTAAAAGATAAATACAACAAACCTGGCAATGTTTTTATTGGCACTGTACATAGACTAGACAGACCAACTTCTGGCATTGTAATTTTTGCAAGAACCTCTAAAGCTTTAGAGCGCTTAAATAAAATGTTGCGCGATAAAACCATTAACAAAACATATTGGGCAATTGTAAAAAACACTCCAAAAAAACCAACTGATACGTTAGTAAATTTCTTAAAAAAAGATACAAAGAAAAACAAATCTTTCGTTTATAAAAAAGAAATTGAAGGCAGTAAAAAAGCAACTCTACATTATAAAATTCTTAAAAAACTAGAAAACTATTCTTTGTTAGAAATAGATTTAGAAACGGGTAGACATCATCAAATTAGAACTCAACTATCTCATATTGGAAGCCCAATAAAAGGCGATTTAAAATACGGCTTTAATAGAAGTAATAAAGATGGAAGCATCAGTTTACATGCTAGAAAAATAGAATTTATTCACCCTGTTTCTAAAGAAAATATCTTAATTTTTGCTCCTACACCAAATGATGTAATTTGGAACGCTTGTAACTAA
- a CDS encoding alpha/beta fold hydrolase, with protein MTDLLKTEGKFTYAEAGEGPAIIVLHGLMGALSNFNSTFNHFSNNGYKVLIPELPLYSLPLLKTNVKNLASFLKEFMEFKKIESAVLLGNSLGGHIGLYFTKHYPEKVSALVLTGSSGLYEKAMGDSFPKRGNYEYIEEKTKAVFYDPEIGTKEMVDDVFKIVNDRSAVIRTLAIAKSAIRHNMANDLPEMTQPTCIIWGKQDTVTPPEVGEDFHKLLPNSDLFWIDKCGHAAMMERPEEFNKILQDWFTSRNI; from the coding sequence ATGACTGACCTGTTAAAAACTGAAGGAAAATTTACATACGCAGAAGCTGGAGAAGGTCCTGCAATCATTGTTTTACATGGATTAATGGGAGCTTTAAGTAATTTTAACTCTACATTTAATCATTTCTCTAACAATGGTTATAAAGTTTTAATTCCTGAATTACCTTTGTATTCATTACCTCTTTTAAAGACGAATGTTAAGAATTTAGCTTCCTTTTTAAAAGAATTTATGGAGTTCAAAAAAATAGAGAGTGCTGTTTTACTTGGAAATTCTTTAGGTGGACATATAGGTTTATATTTTACTAAACATTATCCAGAGAAAGTAAGTGCACTTGTTTTAACTGGTAGTTCTGGTTTATACGAAAAAGCAATGGGAGATAGTTTTCCTAAAAGGGGAAACTACGAATACATAGAAGAAAAAACTAAAGCTGTTTTTTACGATCCAGAAATTGGAACAAAAGAAATGGTTGATGATGTTTTTAAAATTGTAAACGACAGAAGCGCCGTTATTAGAACATTAGCAATTGCAAAAAGTGCCATTAGACATAATATGGCAAATGATTTACCAGAAATGACGCAACCAACTTGTATTATTTGGGGTAAACAAGACACTGTTACTCCACCAGAAGTTGGTGAAGACTTCCATAAATTATTACCAAATTCAGATTTATTTTGGATTGATAAATGTGGACATGCAGCAATGATGGAAAGACCAGAAGAATTTAACAAAATTCTTCAAGATTGGTTTACTTCTAGAAATATTTAA
- a CDS encoding FtsL-like putative cell division protein encodes MSKVKKGIYDFLRGSFLTDESAFKNWRVIIFVVLLLLIMISSAHNADKKVIKISELNKKKRELRAESLDTETILTRMEMESSIREKAKKRGLKPSETPPKKIKVTYKKE; translated from the coding sequence ATGTCAAAAGTTAAAAAAGGAATTTATGATTTTCTGCGAGGGAGTTTTCTTACAGATGAATCTGCTTTTAAGAATTGGCGAGTTATCATTTTTGTTGTGTTACTGTTGTTAATTATGATTTCTAGTGCACACAATGCCGATAAAAAAGTAATTAAAATATCGGAATTAAATAAAAAGAAAAGAGAGTTAAGAGCAGAGTCTTTAGATACTGAAACAATTCTAACTAGAATGGAAATGGAATCCAGTATTCGAGAGAAAGCAAAAAAACGAGGTTTAAAACCTTCAGAAACCCCTCCAAAAAAAATTAAAGTAACCTATAAAAAAGAATAA
- the yihA gene encoding ribosome biogenesis GTP-binding protein YihA/YsxC codes for MKIKSAEFVMSNSNVTKAPKDRIPEYAFIGRSNVGKSSLINMLMERKDLAKTSGKPGKTQLINHFKINDEWFLVDLPGYGYAQISKKKRTIFQFFIENYFKEREQLVCTFILIDSRHDPQKIDIEFMQFLGENQIPFCIAFTKADKLSSSKLNKQITSYKKKLLNTWETLPTSFITSSSSGLGRKEFLDFIDGVNEDVAKDFQ; via the coding sequence ATGAAAATTAAATCTGCCGAGTTTGTAATGAGCAACAGTAATGTTACTAAAGCTCCTAAAGACAGAATACCAGAATACGCTTTTATTGGTCGTTCTAATGTTGGTAAGTCTTCATTAATTAATATGTTAATGGAGCGCAAAGATTTAGCCAAAACATCTGGAAAGCCTGGTAAAACTCAACTTATTAATCATTTTAAAATAAATGACGAATGGTTTTTAGTAGATTTACCTGGTTATGGTTATGCTCAAATTTCTAAAAAGAAAAGAACCATTTTTCAGTTTTTTATCGAAAACTATTTTAAAGAAAGAGAACAATTAGTTTGTACTTTTATTTTGATAGACTCTAGACACGATCCCCAAAAAATTGATATTGAATTCATGCAATTTTTAGGAGAAAATCAAATTCCATTTTGTATTGCATTTACCAAAGCAGACAAGTTAAGTAGCTCTAAATTAAACAAACAAATTACTTCTTATAAAAAGAAACTTTTAAATACTTGGGAAACTCTGCCAACCTCTTTTATAACCTCTTCTTCTAGTGGACTTGGTCGTAAAGAATTTTTAGATTTCATTGATGGTGTAAACGAAGATGTAGCCAAAGACTTTCAATAG
- the mraZ gene encoding division/cell wall cluster transcriptional repressor MraZ — MINLIGTYECKADAKGRMMFSSAFKKQLSSVLSEGFVVKRAVFQPCLELYPMKEWNLMMEKINKLNKFKKKNNDFIRRFTAGVKIVELDASGRILIPKDLCGFADIKKQVVMSSSVNIIEIWDKENYEKAIDDAALDFADLAEEVMGNIDADELS; from the coding sequence GTGATAAACCTAATTGGTACATACGAATGTAAGGCAGATGCTAAAGGAAGAATGATGTTTTCATCAGCTTTCAAAAAGCAGTTGTCTTCTGTGTTGTCTGAAGGTTTTGTGGTTAAAAGAGCGGTTTTTCAACCTTGTTTGGAGTTGTATCCAATGAAGGAGTGGAATTTAATGATGGAAAAAATTAATAAGTTAAATAAGTTTAAGAAGAAGAATAACGATTTTATTAGAAGGTTTACAGCAGGTGTAAAAATTGTAGAATTAGATGCTTCTGGACGAATTTTAATTCCGAAAGATTTATGTGGTTTTGCAGATATTAAGAAGCAAGTTGTAATGTCTTCATCGGTTAATATTATTGAGATTTGGGATAAAGAAAACTATGAAAAAGCAATAGATGATGCGGCTTTAGATTTTGCTGATTTGGCAGAGGAAGTAATGGGTAATATAGATGCAGATGAGTTATCATAA
- a CDS encoding aldehyde dehydrogenase, protein MDIHQLLQEQKNYFSLQQTKNISFRKNCLIKLQKELIKKESDIIKALYNDFKKSEYEAILTETSIVLSELKMTIDKLNSWAKPERVLPSLLNFPSSAKIYKEPYGNVLIISPWNYPHQLAFAPLIGAIAAGNTVVLKPSELTPNTSAITKEIIESVFSKEHVAVVEGGVDVSEELLNQRWDYIFFTGSVPVGKIVAKAAAEHLTPVTLELGGKSPCIVDKTADIKLAAKRIVWGKFINGGQTCIAPDYLLIHKSIKNEFVNYFKDELTKAYGDNPENSADFPRIVNAKNFNRLALMLEKETFLTGGKTNKEDNYISPTLIDEPSLESEVMKGEIFGPILPLISFENEEKIEDILSKYDKPLAFYIFSTDKKIVKKMIKKHSFGGGTINDTTVHFVNHRLPFGGVGESGIGGYHGKKTFDTFSHSKGVVTRGNWLDLTIRYAPYTDKLKKLRALLKWT, encoded by the coding sequence ATGGATATTCATCAACTTTTACAGGAACAAAAAAATTACTTTTCATTACAACAAACAAAAAATATTTCTTTTAGAAAAAACTGCTTAATAAAACTTCAAAAAGAACTGATAAAAAAGGAGTCTGACATAATAAAGGCACTTTATAATGACTTTAAAAAATCTGAATACGAAGCTATTTTAACAGAAACCTCAATAGTTTTAAGTGAGTTAAAAATGACTATTGACAAACTAAATTCTTGGGCAAAACCAGAACGAGTTTTACCTTCACTTTTAAACTTTCCATCATCAGCAAAAATATATAAAGAACCTTATGGAAACGTTTTAATAATTTCTCCCTGGAATTATCCTCATCAATTAGCTTTTGCTCCATTAATTGGTGCAATTGCAGCCGGAAATACTGTGGTATTAAAACCCTCTGAACTAACTCCAAATACAAGTGCAATTACGAAAGAAATAATCGAATCGGTTTTTAGTAAAGAACATGTTGCTGTAGTTGAAGGTGGTGTTGATGTATCAGAAGAATTATTAAATCAACGCTGGGATTATATTTTTTTTACAGGAAGTGTTCCTGTAGGAAAAATTGTTGCCAAAGCAGCAGCAGAACATTTAACGCCAGTTACTTTAGAATTGGGTGGAAAAAGCCCTTGTATTGTTGACAAAACTGCTGACATTAAATTGGCCGCAAAGAGAATTGTATGGGGAAAATTTATAAATGGCGGACAAACCTGTATAGCTCCAGATTATTTATTAATTCATAAATCTATAAAAAATGAATTTGTTAATTATTTTAAAGATGAATTAACAAAAGCTTATGGAGATAACCCAGAAAATTCTGCAGATTTTCCGAGAATAGTAAATGCCAAAAATTTTAACAGATTGGCTTTAATGTTAGAAAAAGAAACCTTTTTAACGGGTGGAAAAACAAACAAAGAAGACAATTATATCTCTCCTACTTTAATTGATGAGCCTTCATTAGAAAGCGAAGTTATGAAAGGTGAAATTTTTGGACCAATACTCCCTCTTATTTCTTTTGAAAATGAAGAAAAAATTGAAGATATACTTTCTAAATACGACAAACCTTTGGCCTTTTACATTTTTTCTACGGATAAAAAAATTGTCAAAAAAATGATTAAAAAACACTCTTTTGGCGGTGGAACAATTAATGACACAACTGTACATTTTGTAAACCATAGACTACCTTTTGGTGGCGTTGGAGAAAGTGGAATTGGAGGTTATCATGGTAAAAAAACTTTCGATACTTTTTCTCATAGCAAAGGAGTAGTTACAAGAGGTAATTGGTTAGATTTAACTATTAGATACGCCCCTTACACAGATAAATTGAAAAAATTACGCGCTTTATTAAAGTGGACTTAA
- a CDS encoding lycopene cyclase domain-containing protein, whose translation MKEEYAFLYLCLAYVPIWLFIFFKRKDLRKKLIRTSIAGAIISPITEYFHFKDYWTPPSVLKYGYIYLEDVIMGAMIISVVATIYETVFSLKLITYRKEKKLRYLFYTMFVLSFIAVYVFTGMLGVNSIFSYCGLFILYAVIMVFFRPDLIKASLWSALLSWVIQMVIYIPLFTFFAPTYWEKYFLLANTKYGITFLNIPYTEMLYFITIGFTMGIFYEFVSGKKRVKI comes from the coding sequence ATGAAAGAAGAATATGCTTTTTTATACTTATGTTTAGCTTATGTGCCTATTTGGTTGTTTATTTTTTTCAAAAGAAAAGATTTAAGAAAGAAATTAATTAGAACTAGTATTGCTGGGGCAATTATATCTCCAATAACAGAATATTTTCACTTTAAAGATTATTGGACGCCACCTTCTGTTTTAAAATATGGTTATATCTATTTAGAGGATGTAATTATGGGTGCTATGATTATTAGTGTTGTTGCAACAATCTATGAAACAGTTTTTAGTTTAAAATTGATAACCTACAGAAAAGAAAAAAAATTAAGATATTTATTTTACACAATGTTTGTTTTAAGTTTTATAGCTGTGTATGTTTTTACTGGTATGTTGGGTGTTAATTCCATTTTTTCTTATTGCGGACTTTTTATACTTTACGCAGTTATTATGGTATTTTTTAGACCAGATTTAATTAAAGCATCTTTATGGTCTGCATTATTAAGTTGGGTTATACAGATGGTAATTTATATTCCTTTATTTACTTTTTTTGCACCAACATATTGGGAGAAATATTTTTTATTAGCAAACACAAAATATGGAATTACCTTTTTAAATATCCCTTATACAGAAATGCTATATTTTATAACAATTGGTTTTACAATGGGGATATTTTATGAATTTGTTTCTGGAAAGAAAAGAGTAAAAATTTGA